In Cicer arietinum cultivar CDC Frontier isolate Library 1 chromosome 7, Cicar.CDCFrontier_v2.0, whole genome shotgun sequence, the genomic window AAGCAACTGAAGTATAACTAAATAGTCatccatttattttttattttattttttaatgtagtTTTTGAAGAAGGTGTGTAACCTATTTAATCTCTTTTGTGGAGTTTAAGACtgagatatttaaaaataagaggaaaaaaatgaaatagaacggaacaaaataaaacaaatattttattttattgtttagatATTTTATGTCGTAATTGtagaataaaattttcattCTATTGTTTGAAAGTACAAAGAATGTAATACATTATAAtagttttgtttgtttgaatttaaaattattatattcaaaataaatacattGTGTTGAATTGAGATTGAGGAACAATAAAAATCGCACGCAATTAACTATTTTGTAATGGACTGATCAGATAGGCAAATTTATTATGGTAATGcatatatttagttttgatccattattttaaaataaaactaattgcATCTAAAAGGCTACCAAACGTGCGATGACATACAAGTTGGAAAGTATAGTTTCGCAAAATTCATGTTGacaataatatttagtttataGAATTAGTTTACTCACTATAAGAATTCCTCTTTTGATTATATATTATCTCCAACAAACCTTTATATCAATAGCATAATTCAAATTCGGGTTtttgtaataaatatttaattgtgtGATAGAATTACACGCAAAGATTAATCACTTTTTACAGCGACTATAATATGAGATACACGTAGCGGATAGTTTCATCtcaattagattttttattaacaaGTCAAGATTCAAAGACGACTAGTGGCAGATATTTTTggattatcaaattaaatttatcacaTTATTTGATATGATTATTCCACAATACGTGTCTTAAATAATTGATAAGTTTACGTAGacaaaatttttttattaataaggagaaaagtaaaagtaaaagcTTCTTcgttaattaaataatttaattaatctgAATATTAAAGACCTAATACAGATTATCTTATTATCTTATCTAATCATCCTAATTATATATTCAAACCACTACATGTACAATGACATATATGTTCTAAACATGGAGCAATTGTCTCACATCGTGGTGATGCAAATTAATTTGGTAATAATGGATCAAAATCCGATTTACGTTGGTTTGTTGAACAACTCTCCTACCTTATAAGCTTTTGGTTGTCACgttgttaaattaaatatcttaaTCTAAATATCTAAAGTTTGcatggttttatttttaaagatatcATAATTGGAATAattattgacattttttttctgTTAATAAGTTGAATTGATTTTGCAGTATGGTACAATTCACTTTTTATATTTGTCTATTAGCTAGGTTTTACGGtaacaatttgattttattttaaagtgaattgaaagtaaaataatttataattaaatatattcttATAAAAGTGtattgaattataaatttaaatgcaaaaattatgtttgaatttatcaactataaattttaacttaagtTAGAACgaatttcagaattttttttaagtaatcaATTTTactcaataatattcaaataataaaattaattttatattttaaaaatcaattttaactgACAAAAAAAGAACCTTATatagacaaaattaatttttattatcgtaaaatcaaacaaaaatccaaagataaaaaaataaaaaataaaagttaattaatattgtaGTTGCGATGACTTTCCTGTCTTGTGTGGTAAACATGACAAAAGGCCAAAAGGATAAGCCAAGAATCTTACGTAAATATATACTATTAATGATACTAAGGAttcctcttttttattatattctcaATTGTCAATTATTCTCTCAAGAGTATCCAGTTCTAAAAAAAGTGAACTAATGAGAGGTCCACTGTGCTTTTACATGTATGCCTGTTTCACAACTCTCCAAATGTGACAATATAACATCAAGATTAATTTTAggaatattttgtaaaaaatttactataacatctcaacaaaaacaaaaaaaccagAAATGTTAATTTCATAATACAGAATAAATTATActcttaaaataattacttttagcCATTATTATAAAGAGgaagagttttaattttttatattattgattttttcaagtttttaatCTCTCACTCACTATTTTATATTAAGgaccaataatttatttatagacaTTCTACTGTCAATATATTGAATATTTCTTGTTACTATTATAATATACATGAAAACTATGATATTTAATATGCATAACTTATGAGCCAATACCACTGTGATATGTTATTTGATATGCATAATTCATAAACCATAATCAAGTAGAATTTCAAATAGTTTGAATCacgtaatataatttttataataaaattattaaatatctgCATCATAATTTCACTCTGCTCCACAAATGAGGGATTTATTTTAGCCATCATCTTAGAAGCCACCCAAAGAGTAAAGGAAGTTAGCCAAGGTGGGAATCAAATATCAAAGCTTATAGATGAAAAAATATTCTATTGGTAAAGGAAATCTAGAGTGAAGCAATTGTGAAAAGTACTAACTAGTATTAGGGAGCTAAAGAGTAAAATGAGAGAGCTTTATACACAcgttaatttttactttatatcaATACAGAAATTTTGAGGACAAAATTTTGTTTAGGAGAAAAATTGTAACACTTTCATTCTTTTGGTTGTCTAGATTGTGAGCCTAGTTAGAGATTGAAGTTGtgttcaattatatatttacatgtttgatCAAGAGacatgagttttttttttcactgattcattatttatttagttttaataatgttgaatttgtgttgttttttttttttattgatgtatGCTATTAATTagaatgaatataattttttttagtaaaaaaatattgctAGTCAATGGATTGAAAGAATAAATAGAGCTACAAATAATAAAACCGGATTGAAAGATTAAATAGAGCTACAAATAATAAAACCAAAAGATATAAATTTGATTCACTGTGGATGGAGTAGTTAAAAAGTAGAATAGATGTTGCTGATTTTGTATTCATCCACAACataatactaatatatattaactcttaaaaaattgaaaatgagaaattattattattattattattattattattattattattattattattattattatttaaagtgTACTAACATAATTTCACAACCTTCTTATAAGTTATTACTGAACTAACACTTTATGTACCTACTAAAATGCATTAGccattaaaaaattgaaatcaaagagaatacaaacaaaatataatgaagGTGCAATAATCTTTTGTATGCAATACTCAATAGTCAATACTACTTGAGAAAAAGGAGGAAGAAACTACAAGTCATATGCAAGAACCAATCAATATGAACACCCAAATCATAAATTTTGGCCAGTTGGTTTTCTTAAGCACAAGAGAAAAGGAGAAGGAAAATACAACGACATTGAAGTCCATCTAGAAAAAAAAGTACAAACAATTTATAGCTAATAGGTCAAATTGATTTGAATTGACCGAAATTATTGCATTCCAAAATATGACATCAACAAAGaaataattttcacaaatttaaaatgatttggTGAAATTAATTACTCAAAGATCAATTGCTTCTAATTGTTTTAATAAGCATTTATTTGTGGggtaacattttttataataatcattttttttttgtaaaacggTCAATGTTAGTTAGTggttatataaatatataccgaaaatagaaaaaagaaaaaagttgagAAAAAATAGGTGAATTTTTAGCAAATAACTAGGAAGCACCAAAAGAGGAGGGTGAAAAAGTAACAATAAATGAGAAACAAAGAAAACATGTTTTGGTTCAAAACATAAATGAATTGAATAGTCAACAAACAACATGAGCATGTTAAGAATACAAATAAATGACGGCGCATTCTCATgtttatcaaaatcaaacacaCTCAACTACTTACTACTAGtagtacaaataaaaaataaaattaaaaacctaAACAAAAACTTCCTtcaatattcataataatataataaaaaaaatctgcaACTCTGTTGTAGTTAAAAAACCACGGCGATTCTGTGATTGAACTGTTCAATTGAACAAGGTAAGTTAatgtctaattttttattttaatttattttgagaaaaagTTTGTAGCATTGTTAGGATACACCTGTTTTATCTctgattaataattaataaaaattgttgattttattatttgaccATATAATTGTAATTGTGATGATAAATTAACTGTACAAATCAATTGTGTCGATTATCGTTGTAAAAGGATATAacgagaaaataaaaaaaaaggaaaaattgaaattgaaagtgACACTTTTTCAGTCACCACCATTGACAACGAGCTTCATTCACACCTTTTTTCCCgcgaaaataaagagaaaagaaaaagtaaacaactttgtttttatttatttttttggaaatcTGTGTTAGCATTTTGCCACTTTATTTTCCCTTGCAAAAGAAAAGTGGATTTTTCGCTTTCTTTGGGGAAAAAAAATAGAGCTCAATTTAAATTTGCAATGTCGTGAAAGTGAAATGGTTGTCTTTTTCTGAAATGAAAATGTGAGATCTAATTATAGtcaaattcatcttcttcctccttttGAGTCAGTACTGTTTTTCAAATCTTCAGATTTTATATTCCTTCTAGAACTTTCTGTTGCCGACACTTTTCTTCTGTTTTAGGTTCATAGGTTTGTGTCTTTTTCTGGGAATTTTTTTACAACTGTTATCCACTACTACAGTGTAGTAAGTGATTGCAGGCTTAATTCGGTTCTGAGTTGTGTGTATCGcttaatcacttttttttttccttaaatttTTCAGTTTCTTTGTTATTCATtcattgtttattaaattatagatttttttagcCTTTTCTGGTTGGAACCTTTCTGGGGTTTAgcatctttatttatttatttttaatgattttttgtattttctttgatgTGTATTTGTGCTATTGGTTGAGTTTATGACGTTTTGTTTATGAGGTGTTTGTGTTATTGTGTAGTTGTtgaaaactttttaagaatctCATAACTTTCAGGACTATTTTTTGCACTTCATACTAAACTTGTTATTAAGTCTTTTTTGTCAGTCACCTTGCTTTGGAAATTGGGGTTATAGAAAGTTACAATTTTTACTTCTAGTTTGCCATTGACAATTGGAAATCAATTATTTCATCTAAAagggtattttattttattttcattttcatttttactttgaatttgaatttcagTTGATTAATAAAAAGGAATGAGGGGTGAGAGAAATAGGAAGCTACATTTAAGCAAGATCTATTCATTCACATGTTGTAAAGCAAGTTCAGTTGATGGAGATCATGCACAGATTGGTGGTAAAGGCTATTCAAGAGTGGTGTTATGCAATGAAACAGATAGTAGTGTTGAGGAAATTGGGAGTAGTAGGAACTATTATGAGTATGCAGATAATTGTGTGAGATCTACAAAATATACTGCTGCTACTTTCCTTCCAAAATCACTTTTTGAACAGTTTAGGAGAGTTGctaatttctattttttggtTACTGGTGTTTTGGCTTTCACAAAACTTGCTCCTTATAGTGCTGGTAGTGCTATTCTTCctcttgttgttgttattggAGCTACTATTGTCAAAGAAGGTATTGAAGATTGGCGTAGGAAAAAGCAGGTACGATATTCTAACTACCAACACTTTCTGTTGtggatttaattttatatagttatatatttttatttttttggaaccTTTTTGCCCTTTTTTCTACCCTGCAGCACAACTGTGTAGATTCCTATGAATCACACTATTTTGCATacatttaaattatgttttaactTAGAGTGTATATAAAACATAAAGGAAGATGAAGTATTTAATAATATcagttattatattataattataaaatttgtggTCTTTTTACAAGGCCATCCATGAAGTACTTTACCAAAAGGATAAAGTGTGGCTAGCAGCTTATGGAATATTGTTGCTTTTCTGTTTAGTTTCTTGGTTTTGTTTGGAAAGGATGAAGTTTAATTACTTAGTTGTTTGTTCAAATGATTCCAGTTTGTGGTAAAATGTTTTAATCTGCTAAATTAGCATCACTTTGTAGGGTAAAATGCCAGTGATTTGGTTGCAttatatgaaaatgtaaattgttatttttaatcaatggtTAGTAACACATGAgttatattttctaagtgtgcctgcatatgataaaataatccCTCTATCCAAAATGGTGtctatggttttttttttttttgttgctggGGGAGTTGAATTTTGGTAGTTCTAGATTTAATGTTTGTAGAATATTTTTCATGTAGTGTTTCTAATCTAATTACTTAAATTAGTCTTTCATGTAGAATTATTTTATGGAAAGCTATGATTTCAAGGTAGGTGTGTAATTTTGAATGGAATTCTCATGCAGGATATTGAAGTGAACAATAGAAGAGTTAAAGTTCATAAAATTGATGGAATTTTTGAATATACTGCATGGAAGAATCTGAGGGTAGGGAATATAGTGAAGGTAGAGAAAGACGAGTTCTTCCCGGCAGACCTCGTATTGCTTTCATCCAGTTACGAGGATGCGGTCTGCTATGTTGAGACGATGAACTTGGATGGGGAGACAAATTTGAAGTTAAAACAAGGTTTAGAAGTAACTTCTTCCTTACATGAGGATCTcaacttcaaaaaatttaaagctACTGTCAAATGCGAAGATCCGAATGCAAATTTGTACTCGTTTGTTGGGAGCATGGAGTTTGGAGAGCAAAAGTATGCCCTTTCCGCTCAGCAACTTCTTCTGCGAGACTCTAAACTTCGTAATACAGACTATATTTTTGGAGCTGTCATCTTCactggtcatgacactaaggtCATTCAGAATTCTACCGATCCACCTTCGAAGAGGAGCCGAGTTGAGAAGAAGATGGATAGAATCATCTACTTcttgttttgtattttgtttctaATGGCGTCTGTTGGATCTATTTTCTTTGGCTTCTTAACTAAAGATGACTTTCGAAACGGGTTGGCTAAGAGATGGTATTTAAGGCCTGACCATTCTACGATTTTCTTTGATCCGAAAAGATCGGCCTCCGCTGCTGTATTTCATTGTTTGACAGCCTTAATGTTGTATGGCTTCTTTATTCCCATCTCTTTGTATGTGTCAATAGAAATTGTGAAAGTCCTTCAAAGCAGTTTCATCAATCAAGATATCCATATGTACTACAAAGATGCAGACAAACCGGCCCATGCTCGCACTTCTAACTTGAATGAAGAGCTTGGCCAAGTTGACACAATACTTTCTGATAAAACTGGAACTTTGACGTGCAACTCAATGGAATTCATCAAATGTTCCATTGCTGGTGTAGCGTATGGCCGTGGTGTTACCGAGGTCGAGAAGACCATGAGTAGAAGAAAAGGTTTGCCGTTCGTTCATGAGCGTGATATATCAGAAGCGGATGACGTCAGGGGTTCTCTTGATAAAAAAGCAGCTATAAAAGGTTTTAACTTCACCGATGAAAGAATAATGAATGGAAATTGGGTTAATGAGCCTCGTGCAGATATTATCCAGAAGTTTTTTCGCCTCTTGGCAGTCTGTCATACAGCCATACCAGAAGTAGATAAAGACTCAGGAAATGTCTCGTACGAGGCTGAATCTCCGGATGAAGCAGCATTTGTTATTGCCGCAAGAGAACTTGGTTTTGAATTCTATAGAAGGGCTCAGACTAGTATATCGACGTTCGAGTTAGATCCAGTTTCGGGAAAGAAAGTTGAAAGGTCGGTTTTTTCAATTGCTTTGAAATTTATTGCTGCTGCTACATTTTTCCCTGCAccagtgttgttaaatagcTGTGCTGTAATttagcagaatttgaacaaatcactATTGTTCCACGATACACCatttagtacaaaatattgtcaaatagtGGCGTTATAGTATTGTTGCGtaacaaaatttgaacaaatctcTATTTTTCACAATCCGCGATTTGCAGCAGTGCCCTGTACACGGACACACAAAGCTTTAGGATGGGTATCTTTAATATGGGCAGATGTAACTTTACAATAGCTTATCATCTAATGACAATATGtacttttcaattaaaaatgacaacGAGTACTTTTCAATTAAAAAGTACTAGACTATAGCTGCTTATAGAATAGGtgagtttgtaaattttgtGGCTTTGGCTTACATTTTTATGATGTTTTAAAGatccaattttataaaaaaacaacgGTTCAATTGTTTTCAAGTCTTATTTATTTccttatgtaaaaaaaataaaaagcctTATTATTAAAAAGTACTAGACTATAGTTGCTTATAGAATAGGCGAGTTTGTAAATTTTGTGCTTTTGGCTTACACTTTTATGATGTTTTAAAGAtctaaatttgtaaaaaaaaatggttcaATTGTTTTCCAAGTCTTATTTATTTCCTTCTGTCAAAAAACAAGCCTTATTTATTTCCTGCATAATTATACTTTTTAGGACATAAGGTTTTCACTTTATACATGCTAACTGATGCTTATACTTCTAAAAGGCTGTATTATAGCTactgtgtttttttattttctttcatctCAATGATAGATATTTTCAGTAACTAGTTTCAATTTGCAGGATGTACAAGATTCTCAACGTTTTAGAATTCAATAGCTCAAGGAAGAGAATGTCGGTAATAGTAAAAGACGATGAAGGAAAAACTTTACTACTCTGCAAAGGTGCCGACAGGTTTGTGATAAACATATCTATGTAACCTGAAATGATTTTGAATGCTTACCTATGACCTTTTTGTTTCACCTATTGACA contains:
- the LOC101510852 gene encoding putative phospholipid-transporting ATPase 9 yields the protein MRGERNRKLHLSKIYSFTCCKASSVDGDHAQIGGKGYSRVVLCNETDSSVEEIGSSRNYYEYADNCVRSTKYTAATFLPKSLFEQFRRVANFYFLVTGVLAFTKLAPYSAGSAILPLVVVIGATIVKEGIEDWRRKKQDIEVNNRRVKVHKIDGIFEYTAWKNLRVGNIVKVEKDEFFPADLVLLSSSYEDAVCYVETMNLDGETNLKLKQGLEVTSSLHEDLNFKKFKATVKCEDPNANLYSFVGSMEFGEQKYALSAQQLLLRDSKLRNTDYIFGAVIFTGHDTKVIQNSTDPPSKRSRVEKKMDRIIYFLFCILFLMASVGSIFFGFLTKDDFRNGLAKRWYLRPDHSTIFFDPKRSASAAVFHCLTALMLYGFFIPISLYVSIEIVKVLQSSFINQDIHMYYKDADKPAHARTSNLNEELGQVDTILSDKTGTLTCNSMEFIKCSIAGVAYGRGVTEVEKTMSRRKGLPFVHERDISEADDVRGSLDKKAAIKGFNFTDERIMNGNWVNEPRADIIQKFFRLLAVCHTAIPEVDKDSGNVSYEAESPDEAAFVIAARELGFEFYRRAQTSISTFELDPVSGKKVERMYKILNVLEFNSSRKRMSVIVKDDEGKTLLLCKGADSVMFERLAKNGREFEEKTMEHVHDYADEGLRTLILAYRELDPQEYKEFDNKFSKAKNLVSSNWETLIEEVSDNIEKNLILLGATAVEDKLQNGVPDCIDKLTQAGIKIWVLTGDKMETAINVGFACSLLRQGMKQIIIHLDSPEIQALEKDGDKIAITKTSRQSVLLQICEGAAQLTAHRGISHQEFALIIDGKSLAYALEDDMKNMFLELAIRCASVICCRSSPKQKALVTRLVKSGTGKTTLAIGDGANDVGMLQEADIGVGISGVEGMQAVMSSDIAIAQFRYLERLLLVHGHWCYRRISSMICYFFYKNITFGFTLFLYEVYASFSGIPAYNDWFLALYNVFFSSLPVIALGVFDQDVSARYCLKFPLLYQEGVQNVLFSWRRVLSWMLNGFFSALLIFFFCTKAMELQAFDHEGRTAGRDILGTTMFTCVVWVVNLQMALAISYFTLIQHFFIWGSIFFWYIFLLIYGAVPQKYSGNAYKIFVEALAPSPTYWILTFFVVIATLIPYFSYKAIQMRFFPMYHEMVQWRRYERKIEEPEYCDMVQQILLQPMTVSSTGRLAAKANRSMGKDKILNRR